The sequence GCGGACGCATCCTCGGGCGACGCCAGCGCACCCGCCTGCGCGAAAGCGAGCGAGGTGTTGGGCGCGCCCTGCTCCTGCGCCCACCGCGACACCTGGAGGCACACCAGCGTCACGATCTCGGAGCTGGCGCCGGCCGGGTTCCCCACCAGCGCAGCCAGCGTGGAGAGCGAAACCTCCAGCGCGGGCTCCACCGCCGCCGAGCGCAGCAGCCGCAGCCGCTCCGCCGCGGCTGGCGCGGCGAAGAGGGCGGGGCGGTCCTCCGGCGCGACTTCGGCCCACAGCGTCACGTCGCGCAGGGAGTGCCAGAGGAGGAGCCCCGCCTCGCCGCGAAGCTCTTCCAGGATCCCCGTGCCCTCCAGGGTCTCGTCCGGCTCGCGAAGAATGGCGGGAGGTATGCACCAGCGGCGCACTGTGTTACGGCGCGGAGTGCGCGCGCGTAAACGCGCGCTACGTGGTGTCGTCGGGTCCATGAGTGCCTCCGGGTAAGGCGCCGCGCCGCGAGGGCGGGTGCGGGGAGCCGGGTTGGCCGGGCGCGCCCCCGAGCGCGCTTCCAGCCGTCTCCGTGCGGTGTACCCTTGCGGGAGGAGCCTCCCCCAATGTACTCTTGCACAGAGATCCCACCCAAAAGTAGACAGAGTAGACGGGCGCAGTATAGCCCCTTGGATCGAGCGCGTCAATGGCGTCGAACGATGGGGCCGCACCGCTGGCCCGCCTGCGCGAAGCGGTCGAGCGGCAGGTGAGCGCGAGGTCGCTGAGGCATGCGGCCCGACAGGTGGGGATGAGCCCGACCGGCCTCCAGAAGTTCCTGGCCGGAAGCGCCCCTTCCGACGCTACCTGCCGGAAACTGGAGCGCTGGGCGTTCGACAAGGCCGTCGCGGGCGAGCCTCCGACCGCCGAAACGGCGCTCGCCATCCTTCGCCTGTTCGCGGGTGCGCTCCCTCCGCGCCGCCACTCGGAAGCGGTAGAGCGGCTGCTGGCCGTGCTGGAGTCCGCCTTCGGCGACGGCACCCGTCCCGAGTGGCTGGTGGAGGCCCGCAGTGCTCTCGATTCCGCTTCCGAAGGTCCGATTCCGTGACAACCCCCGCATCGCAATGAAAGCGCTTTCCTCGTCGTCCGCAGTCGCCGCCCTCGCGGTGCTCTCCCTCGCCGCGTGCGGCCGGAAGGAGGAGACCATCGTGCTGGGCGTCGCCGCGCCTCTCCAGATGGCCAACGGCAAGTCCGTGCAGATGGCCGCCGAGATGGCCGTGGACGAGATCAACAAGAAGCTCGCGGGTACCGGCCGCACCTTCGCGCTCGAGATCCGCGACGACGAGAAGAGCGAGAAGAAGGGGATCGAAGTCGCGCGGGACCTGCGCGAGAACGAAAAGGTGGTGGCGGTGATCGGGCACGTGAACTCGGCCGTGTCGATCAAGGCGGCGCCCATCTACAACATGCCGGCGGGCGAGCAGGACAGCATCCTGGGCGATCCGGTCGTGCAGATCTCGCCGGCGTCTAGCGCGCCGGCGCTCACGGGCGCGGGTCCGTGGACCTTTCGCGTCACCCCCACCGACCTGGAGTTCTCGCCCGTGCTGGCGAGGCACGCGCGCGAGCGGCTCGGGAGCAGCAAGGCGGCGGTCATCTACGCCAACGACGAGTACGGGCAGGGGGTGACCTCCACCTTCGCGGCCGCTTTCCGCCGCCAGGGCGGACAGATCGTCTCGTCCGACCCGTACCTCCCCGACATCCTCAAGAACCCGGCGGCGCTGGACCCGTACCTGGTGCGCGCCATCCGCCGCGGCGCCGACGCGCTGGTGATCGGCGGGCAGGCGGACGCGGGTGTCCCCATCATCCAGGCCGCGCGCCGGCTGGGGTACACCGGCCCCATTCTGGGCGCGGATGGGCTGACCGGGGTCAAGGACGCGCGCGGGGTAGGGGAGGGGGTGTTCGTGAGCTCCGCCTTCCTCCCGGACCACGACACGCCCGCGGCCCAGAAGTTCGTTGCCGCGTTCCGTGCGCGCTACAAGACGTCGCCGGACCACCGTGCGGCGCAGACCTACGACATCGTTTATCTTCTCTACGAGGCCATCACCAAGGTCGGCCCGGACCGCGAGGCGATCCGCGGCTACCTTGAGCAGGTGGGCCGCCCCGGTGGGCACCCGGCCTTCGACGGCGTCAGCGGCACCATCAAGTTCGACGAGAACGGCGACGTCGTCGAGAAGCCGGTCGTCATCGGCGTCGTCCGCGGCAGCGAGCTGGTGACGGCGCGGTAGGACGTCGTTTCGCAGGAAGAAACGCCCCCGGCATCGTTCGCGTGCCGGGGGCGTTTTGTTTGTCGGACAGGCGTTTGCCGATTCGCGGACGGTGGGGCGGCGGCGGGCACGGGCAGCCACGCGGGGCGGCCCCTACGGGATCGGTGTGCGTGGGCGAGCGTCGGGGTGGCGGCGAGGGCGGGCGCGATGAATCGCGCCCCTACCGGATCTGTGTGACGCGCGCGGAGTTCTCCCCCTCA is a genomic window of Longimicrobium sp. containing:
- a CDS encoding branched-chain amino acid ABC transporter substrate-binding protein, with the translated sequence MKALSSSSAVAALAVLSLAACGRKEETIVLGVAAPLQMANGKSVQMAAEMAVDEINKKLAGTGRTFALEIRDDEKSEKKGIEVARDLRENEKVVAVIGHVNSAVSIKAAPIYNMPAGEQDSILGDPVVQISPASSAPALTGAGPWTFRVTPTDLEFSPVLARHARERLGSSKAAVIYANDEYGQGVTSTFAAAFRRQGGQIVSSDPYLPDILKNPAALDPYLVRAIRRGADALVIGGQADAGVPIIQAARRLGYTGPILGADGLTGVKDARGVGEGVFVSSAFLPDHDTPAAQKFVAAFRARYKTSPDHRAAQTYDIVYLLYEAITKVGPDREAIRGYLEQVGRPGGHPAFDGVSGTIKFDENGDVVEKPVVIGVVRGSELVTAR